In Candidatus Polarisedimenticolaceae bacterium, the genomic stretch CGACGGGTCGAAGCCGAGGGAGATCCTCGTGGGGCCGGAGATCCTGGAGACGCTGAGTGCGTCCCGGTAGAGCGGCCCGACCGCGCTTGCACCGGGTTCTAATTTCCCATCGGGCCGGACGCTCCGAGGAACCGGGATCCGGTTCTCCGTATTGGAGCGAGGCACGAAAACCAGTGACCCGGCGCAATCCTCCCCGGGTCGGATCGGGGTCTATCTCGCGGCCAACGTCTCCAGGATCTCCGGCCCCACCAGAATCTCCCTCGGCTTCGAACCGTCCGCCGGGCCGACGATCCCGTCCTGCTGCATCGTGTCGACGATCCGCGCCGCCCGGGCGTAGCCCAGGCGCAGGCGGCGCTGGAGGAGGGTGATCGAGCACTGCCCCTCCTGGAGGACCAGGCGCACGCACTCCACGTACATCGCGTCGCGCTCGCCTCCGTCGCCGCCGGCCTGGCGCTCCTCCTCGGGGTCCTTGAGGACGCTCTCGTCGTAGATCGGCTTCGCCTGCTTCTTGAGGAACGCCGTGATCCGGTTGATCTCCCCCTCGGTGAGGTAGGCGCTGTGCAGGCGGGTGAGGCGCTGCGAGCCGGGGGGCATGAACAACATGTCGCCGCGGCCGAGCAGGTGCTCGGCCCCCTGCTGGTCGATGATCGTGCGGGAGTCGACGCGCTGGCTGACGCGGAAGGCGATGCGCGAGGGGAAGTTCGCCTTGATCGTCCCGGTGATGACGTCGACCGACGGGCGCTGGGTCGCGAGGATCAGGTGGATGCCCACCGCGCGCGCCATCTGCGCGAGGCGCATGATCGATTCCTCGACGTCCGCCGAGGAGACCATCATCAGGTCGGCCATCTCGTCGATGACGATGACGACGCAGGGGAGCTTGCGCAGGGGCTGGGACTCGCCGGTCTTCGGGTCGGAGATCGTGCGCTCCGGCTCGGCGTCGAGCAGGGCGTTGAACTGCTCGAGGTTGCGCACGCCGACCGCCGCGAGCTTCTTGTAACGCGACTCCATCTCGCGGACCGCCCACTTGAGCGCGGTCGAGGCGTGCTTCGGATCGGTGACCACGGGGATGAGGAGGTGGGGGATCTCGGCGTACATCCCCAGCTCGATCATCTTGGTGTCGATCATGATGAAGCGGACTTCGGCCGGGGTCG encodes the following:
- a CDS encoding FtsK/SpoIIIE domain-containing protein, with protein sequence LGKDINGDVFTAELDRMPHLLIAGATGAGKSVGLNGMITSILYKATPAEVRFIMIDTKMIELGMYAEIPHLLIPVVTDPKHASTALKWAVREMESRYKKLAAVGVRNLEQFNALLDAEPERTISDPKTGESQPLRKLPCVVIVIDEMADLMMVSSADVEESIMRLAQMARAVGIHLILATQRPSVDVITGTIKANFPSRIAFRVSQRVDSRTIIDQQGAEHLLGRGDMLFMPPGSQRLTRLHSAYLTEGEINRITAFLKKQAKPIYDESVLKDPEEERQAGGDGGERDAMYVECVRLVLQEGQCSITLLQRRLRLGYARAARIVDTMQQDGIVGPADGSKPREILVGPEILETLAAR